A window of the Gasterosteus aculeatus chromosome 21, fGasAcu3.hap1.1, whole genome shotgun sequence genome harbors these coding sequences:
- the cmbl gene encoding carboxymethylenebutenolidase homolog — MANEAKPCPCDIGDRLDYGGLGQEVQIDHTKAYVVKPSAPSDRAVIIIHDIFGWKLPNTRYMADMLAANGYTAVCPDFYVGKEPWGPSKDWSKFQEWLKDKMPTETNKELDAVLRFLKEQCGAKHIGAVGFCWGGVAAHYLALQYPEVEAAVSFYGIVREREDKYDLKVPTLFVFAETDNIIPLDQVSLLETQLKEKCRADYQVKVFPGQTHGFAHRKREDINPTDKPGILQARADMLNWLKKYMK; from the exons ATGGCCAACGAAGCAAAACCGTGTCCCTGTGATATCGGTGACCGGCTGGACTACGGGGGGCTCGGCCAGGAGGTCCAGATCGACCACACCAAAGCTTATGTGGTGAAACCGTCCGCTCCGTCTGACCGGGCCGTCATCATCATACATGACATCTTCGGCTGGAAGCTTCCCAACACCAGATACATGGCTGACATGCTGGCGGCCAATGGATACAC TGCGGTGTGTCCTGACTTCTACGTTGGAAAGGAGCCGTGGGGTCCATCCAAGGACTGGTCCAAGTTTCAAGAGTGGTTGAAAGACAAAATGCCCACGGAAACAAACAA AGAGCTGGATGCAGTGCTGAGGTTCCTGAAGGAGCAGTGTGGGGCCAAACACATCGGAGCGGTGGGCTTCTGCTGGGGAGGGGTCGCCGCACATTACCTCGCCCTGCAATATCCAGAGGTGGAAGCAGCTGTGTCCTTCTATG GGATCGTACGTGAGAGAGAAGACAAGTACGACCTGAAGGTCCCGACACTCTTTGTCTTTGCGGAGACAGACAACATCATCCCACTGGACCAG GTGAGTCTCCTTGAAACTCAACTGAAGGAGAAATGCAGAGCTGATTACCAGGTGAAGGTCTTTCCTGGTCAGACTCATGGGTTCGCCCACCGCAAGAGAGAGGACATCAACCCCACGGACAAACCTGGCATCCTGCAGGCCAGGGCAGACATGCTCAACTGGCTCAAGAAGTACATGAAATAG